Proteins from one Mycolicibacter virginiensis genomic window:
- a CDS encoding (2,3-dihydroxybenzoyl)adenylate synthase has translation MHGFVPFPDERAAAYRAAGYWSGRPLASLLDDAASRWPERPAVIDGGATLSYAQLDAAADRAAAGLHRLGVGAGDRVLLQLPNSCAFAVTLFGLLRVGAIPVLCLPGHRAAEIGHLAAVSEAVGIVVPNVTAGFDYPAMAAELGLRRLIIDEAPEGSPAPRVTPDPAAPALLLVSGGTTGMPKLIPRTHNDYVYNATASAQLCELTSDDVYLAALPAAHNFPLACPGLLGAMSVGAATVFGADPSPEAAFATIARHRVTVTALVPALATLWAHACDWEPQKPTTLRLLQVGGAKLAAGDARRIREVLTPGLQQVFGMAEGLLCYTRPGDAAELLDTTQGRPLCADDELRVVDEDGVEASEGELMVRGPYTINGYYSAAEANARSFSPDGFYRSGDRVRRLADGYLEVTGRIKDVIVRSGENIAADELEAHLLLHPAVRSAAAVGLSDQYLGEKVCAAVVFNGTPLTLAELNRHLDECGVATHVRIDQLAALPTLPTTAVGKIDKKALVRQLG, from the coding sequence ATGCACGGGTTCGTACCGTTTCCCGACGAGCGGGCTGCCGCCTACCGTGCGGCCGGCTACTGGAGCGGACGGCCGTTGGCATCGCTGCTCGACGACGCCGCGTCGCGCTGGCCCGAGCGGCCCGCGGTGATCGATGGCGGCGCGACGCTGTCGTATGCGCAGTTGGATGCGGCCGCCGATCGCGCGGCGGCCGGTCTGCACCGGCTGGGTGTCGGCGCCGGTGACCGGGTGTTGCTGCAGTTGCCCAACAGTTGCGCATTCGCGGTCACGCTGTTCGGGCTGCTGCGGGTGGGTGCCATCCCGGTACTGTGCCTGCCCGGGCACCGTGCCGCTGAGATCGGGCATCTGGCTGCGGTCAGCGAGGCTGTCGGGATCGTGGTCCCTAACGTCACAGCGGGATTCGACTATCCGGCGATGGCCGCCGAACTGGGGCTGAGGCGGCTCATCATCGACGAGGCGCCCGAAGGCTCCCCCGCGCCGCGAGTCACCCCCGATCCGGCTGCGCCGGCACTGCTGCTGGTCTCCGGCGGGACCACCGGCATGCCCAAGCTGATCCCCCGCACCCATAACGACTACGTCTACAACGCCACCGCCAGCGCGCAGCTGTGTGAGCTGACCTCCGACGACGTCTATCTCGCGGCGTTGCCGGCCGCCCATAATTTTCCGCTGGCCTGCCCGGGGTTGCTGGGCGCCATGTCGGTGGGCGCCGCCACGGTCTTCGGCGCCGACCCCAGCCCGGAGGCGGCTTTCGCCACCATCGCCCGCCACCGGGTAACGGTCACCGCGTTGGTGCCGGCGCTTGCCACGCTGTGGGCCCACGCCTGCGACTGGGAGCCGCAGAAGCCCACGACACTGCGGTTGCTGCAGGTCGGCGGCGCCAAGCTGGCTGCGGGCGACGCCCGCCGGATTCGTGAGGTACTGACGCCGGGTCTGCAGCAGGTGTTCGGCATGGCCGAGGGATTGCTCTGCTACACCCGGCCGGGCGACGCCGCGGAATTGCTCGACACCACGCAGGGCCGGCCGTTGTGCGCCGACGACGAGTTGCGCGTGGTCGACGAGGACGGTGTCGAAGCATCCGAGGGTGAGCTGATGGTGCGCGGGCCCTACACGATCAACGGCTACTACAGCGCGGCCGAGGCCAACGCGCGATCCTTCAGCCCGGACGGCTTCTACCGCAGCGGGGACCGGGTCCGCCGGCTGGCGGATGGCTACCTGGAGGTGACCGGGCGAATCAAGGACGTGATCGTCCGCAGCGGCGAGAACATCGCCGCCGACGAGCTGGAGGCGCACCTGCTACTCCATCCGGCGGTAAGATCGGCTGCCGCGGTCGGTCTGTCTGATCAGTACTTGGGCGAAAAGGTCTGCGCTGCAGTGGTTTTCAATGGCACACCGCTGACGTTGGCAGAGCTGAACCGCCACCTCGATGAGTGCGGCGTGGCCACCCATGTCCGCATCGATCAGCTGGCGGCACTGCCTACGCTGCCTACCACGGCGGTCGGCAAGATCGACAAGAAAGCGTTGGTCCGCCAGCTCGGCTGA
- a CDS encoding cutinase family protein has translation MKARRSLVLLGVPVAMALATLPSAPVVVPAASAAGCPDIEVTFARGTAEPPGVGGVGQKFIDALRSQVGGRSVGVYAVNYPAAEDWPPSASAGAGDANAHVQSMVATCPNTKLVLGGYSQGAMVIDLITIARASVAGFNAATLSAEEAEHVAAVAVFGNPTDRYLGGPISEISPWYGAKAIDLCADGDPICTPGALALPSHDEMFSAPHLSYAQSPMPAQAAGFVASHL, from the coding sequence ATGAAAGCGCGCCGATCGCTCGTGTTGCTCGGTGTTCCGGTGGCGATGGCCTTGGCCACGTTGCCCAGCGCACCGGTCGTCGTTCCCGCCGCCTCCGCTGCCGGCTGCCCCGACATCGAGGTGACCTTCGCTCGTGGCACCGCCGAACCGCCGGGTGTCGGCGGAGTCGGCCAGAAATTCATCGACGCGCTGCGCTCACAGGTCGGCGGGCGGTCCGTCGGGGTGTATGCGGTCAATTACCCGGCAGCCGAGGACTGGCCGCCTTCAGCGTCCGCCGGCGCCGGTGATGCGAACGCCCACGTGCAATCCATGGTGGCGACCTGCCCCAACACCAAACTGGTACTCGGCGGCTATTCGCAAGGAGCGATGGTCATCGATCTGATCACCATCGCGCGGGCATCGGTGGCGGGCTTCAACGCCGCGACCCTGTCGGCGGAGGAGGCCGAACACGTCGCTGCGGTGGCAGTTTTCGGCAACCCCACCGACCGCTACCTGGGCGGACCGATCAGCGAGATCAGCCCCTGGTACGGCGCCAAGGCCATTGATCTGTGTGCCGACGGCGACCCGATCTGCACTCCGGGCGCCCTGGCGCTGCCTTCACACGACGAGATGTTCTCCGCGCCGCACCTGTCCTACGCGCAGTCGCCGATGCCGGCTCAGGCCGCGGGCTTCGTGGCGAGCCATCTCTGA
- a CDS encoding nuclear transport factor 2 family protein, with protein MDVRTTIDTYLRAWTQQDPELIVTIFTDDATYHERVLGEPIRTRAGIRDYWQSKVVEGQANIDARLLNLYTATDGTTVIAEWEATFDDRVQNVRKRMREVAILEFAGERIASLREYWASEIVG; from the coding sequence ATGGACGTCCGCACCACGATCGATACCTACCTGCGGGCCTGGACACAACAGGACCCCGAGCTCATCGTCACGATCTTCACCGATGACGCCACCTACCACGAGCGGGTGCTGGGCGAACCGATCCGCACCCGAGCCGGAATCCGCGATTATTGGCAGAGCAAGGTCGTCGAGGGTCAGGCCAACATCGATGCCCGGTTGCTCAACCTCTACACCGCCACCGACGGCACCACGGTGATCGCCGAGTGGGAGGCGACGTTCGACGACCGCGTCCAGAACGTGCGCAAGCGGATGCGCGAAGTCGCCATCCTGGAATTCGCCGGTGAGCGGATCGCCAGCCTGCGCGAGTACTGGGCTTCGGAAATAGTCGGGTGA
- a CDS encoding ABC transporter ATP-binding protein yields MMRTLIQLIPHDRRGRMFGYAALTLLSVAVRAAGTVLLVPLVSALFSETPSRAVAWLGWLTVATVAGWLIDFACARIGFDLGFAVLDHTQHDVADRLPGVRLGWLTAENTADARQAIAATGPELVSLVVNLLTPLISAILLPPAIALALLGVSWQLGLAALGGVPLLLGALWASNRLSARADAAAGDANTALTERIIEFARTQQALRAARRVEPERSTVGQALNAQHGAAMRLLLMQIPGQLLFSLASQGALILLAGSTTALTVTGTLSVPEAIALIVVAARYLEPFTVISELAPALESTRASLERIRAVLTAPEVTVGPGRVPADAGATRIEFDDVTFGYDSAGAPVLDRVSFTLQAGTTTAIVGPSGSGKSTILSLIAGLHEPTCGRVLLDGVDATELNAPSRRAATSVVFQHPYLLDGTIRDNVLVGNPDADQETFQRATELARVDELVARLPDGADSRVGEAGAALSGGERQRVSIARALLKPAPVLLVDEATSALDTENEAAIVAALSSELRPRTRVIVAHRLASISQADRVLFIDDGRVIEDGTIDELRAAGGRFDEFWRQQNDAAGWQIHAG; encoded by the coding sequence ATGATGCGCACCCTGATCCAGCTGATCCCGCACGACCGCCGCGGCCGGATGTTCGGCTACGCCGCGCTGACGCTGCTGTCGGTGGCGGTGCGGGCGGCGGGCACCGTGCTGCTGGTCCCGCTGGTGAGCGCGCTGTTCTCCGAGACCCCGAGTCGGGCGGTGGCCTGGCTGGGTTGGCTGACGGTAGCGACCGTCGCGGGTTGGCTGATCGACTTCGCATGCGCCCGAATCGGATTCGACCTGGGCTTCGCCGTTCTCGATCACACCCAACACGACGTGGCCGACCGGCTTCCCGGCGTCCGGCTGGGCTGGCTCACCGCGGAGAACACCGCGGACGCGCGACAGGCGATCGCTGCCACCGGCCCCGAACTGGTGAGCCTGGTGGTCAATCTGCTGACCCCGCTGATCAGCGCGATCCTGCTGCCGCCGGCGATCGCACTGGCCCTGCTCGGGGTGTCCTGGCAGCTGGGCCTGGCCGCCCTGGGCGGGGTACCGCTGCTGCTCGGGGCGCTGTGGGCGTCCAACCGGCTCAGCGCCCGCGCGGACGCCGCGGCCGGCGACGCCAACACCGCCCTGACGGAACGAATCATCGAGTTCGCCCGCACCCAGCAGGCGCTGCGCGCGGCGCGACGCGTGGAACCCGAGCGCAGCACCGTCGGGCAGGCGCTGAACGCCCAGCATGGCGCGGCGATGCGGCTGCTGCTCATGCAGATTCCAGGGCAACTGCTGTTCAGCCTGGCCAGCCAGGGCGCGCTGATCCTGCTGGCCGGCAGCACCACCGCACTGACCGTGACCGGCACGCTGAGCGTTCCCGAGGCCATCGCGTTGATCGTGGTGGCGGCGCGCTACCTGGAACCGTTCACCGTCATCAGCGAGCTGGCGCCGGCCCTGGAGTCGACGCGGGCCTCCCTCGAGCGGATCCGCGCAGTGCTCACCGCACCCGAGGTGACGGTCGGCCCCGGTCGCGTCCCTGCGGACGCCGGAGCGACCCGCATCGAGTTCGACGACGTCACGTTCGGCTACGACTCTGCGGGCGCCCCGGTGCTCGACCGGGTCAGCTTCACCCTGCAGGCCGGCACCACCACCGCCATCGTCGGACCGTCTGGCTCGGGCAAGAGCACCATCTTGTCCCTGATCGCCGGACTGCATGAGCCCACCTGCGGTCGGGTGTTGCTTGACGGGGTGGACGCCACCGAGCTGAACGCCCCGTCACGGCGGGCCGCCACCAGCGTGGTGTTCCAGCATCCGTACCTGCTCGACGGGACGATCCGCGACAACGTCCTGGTCGGAAACCCCGACGCCGATCAGGAAACGTTTCAGCGGGCCACCGAGTTGGCCCGCGTCGACGAGCTGGTCGCCCGACTGCCTGACGGCGCCGACTCCCGAGTGGGAGAAGCCGGTGCGGCACTGTCCGGCGGTGAACGCCAACGGGTCAGCATCGCGCGGGCGTTGCTCAAACCCGCGCCGGTGCTGCTGGTTGACGAGGCGACCAGCGCGCTGGACACCGAGAACGAGGCGGCGATCGTCGCCGCACTGAGCTCCGAACTGCGTCCGCGCACCCGGGTGATCGTCGCGCACCGGCTGGCCAGCATCTCCCAAGCCGATCGAGTGCTGTTCATCGATGACGGCCGGGTCATTGAGGACGGGACGATCGACGAATTACGCGCGGCAGGTGGACGTTTCGACGAGTTCTGGCGACAGCAAAACGATGCCGCCGGATGGCAGATCCACGCCGGTTAG
- a CDS encoding DUF3060 domain-containing protein, with the protein MNADDDPEARIRELERPLSDFARPVELTAPTGAVDGQAPSRSGNGRGLAIVVSVIAAAVVVAGAVVVFLASHDLTSSAPGRPTTPSGFTPIPVPSEAAPAPEPAPPVAASPAVPVPDSSVTLTIAGAGENKTLACDGRYVSVSGVSNTVELTGQCAGLTVSGIGNVITVDSTPKVTASGLNNRVTYHSGNPEVSTSGFDNVVERG; encoded by the coding sequence GTGAATGCCGACGATGACCCCGAGGCCCGGATACGGGAATTGGAGCGTCCGCTGTCGGACTTCGCTCGACCCGTGGAACTGACCGCCCCAACAGGTGCCGTCGACGGGCAGGCGCCGTCGCGGTCGGGAAACGGCCGCGGTCTTGCCATCGTCGTCAGTGTGATCGCCGCGGCAGTGGTGGTCGCCGGCGCCGTCGTAGTGTTCCTGGCCTCCCATGACTTGACCAGCTCCGCGCCCGGGCGGCCCACCACACCCAGCGGTTTCACCCCGATACCGGTGCCGTCCGAGGCGGCGCCAGCACCCGAACCGGCGCCGCCGGTCGCAGCTTCGCCTGCTGTCCCGGTGCCGGACAGCAGTGTCACCCTCACCATCGCCGGGGCCGGGGAGAACAAGACCCTGGCCTGCGACGGCCGCTACGTGTCGGTGAGCGGGGTCAGCAACACGGTGGAACTCACCGGCCAGTGCGCCGGTCTGACGGTGTCGGGCATCGGCAACGTCATCACCGTCGACTCGACACCCAAGGTCACGGCCTCCGGTCTTAACAACCGGGTCACGTACCACTCCGGGAACCCGGAGGTGAGCACCTCGGGGTTCGACAACGTCGTCGAGCGTGGCTAG
- a CDS encoding non-ribosomal peptide synthetase, protein MGPDEIRAQVADLLGADASAVDPEADLVGQGLDSIRMMSLAGRWRKQGIDVDFAALAADPRIAAWQDLLGDRGEPAPIAATTDEPSDAGAAFPLAPMQHAMWVGRDDDVALGGVAGHLYVEFDGRAIDPDRLAAAAGALAARHPMLRVHFSPDGTQHIRPDAALPVAVQDLRGLDATEVAQRLDATRVAKSHQQLDDAVFELTVSLLPDGTARLHVDLDMQAADAMSYRTLMADLAAAYRGETLPELGYTYRQYRHATADRAPDENHRQWWAQHIPDLPDPPKLPPPAGAPTDPRRSTRRWHWLDPDTRDALFGQARAHGVTPAMTLAASFSHTLASWSDAPRFLLNVPLFGREPLHDDVDRLVGDFTSSLLLDVDLSQASTGAQRAHAVQDAMRTAAAHADYPGLAVLRDLSRHRGTQVLAPVVFTSALGLGELFGDEVTAAFGTPAWIISQGPQVLLDAQVTEFDGGILVNWDVREDMFAPGVIDAMFAHHIADLTRLAGSDGWSQAAPAALPADQAQVRESVNAGSAEPSGEALQDGFFRQADRDPEAVALLHGPGELSYGELRDQALAVAAALQKRGVRPGDTVALLGPKGAEQIPALLGILAAGAVYLPIAADQPPERRERILALGGAVLALVTGDAVPALEIPTLAVSDALQHSGAVQPVRTAPSELAYVVFTSGSTGEPKGVEVTHDAAMNTIETLSARFGFAPGDRSLALLTLDADMSVLDVFAMLRAGAAIVMVDEADRRSPEVWAQLVARHRVSVLNLMPGALEMLAATGGELSSVRAVLTGGDWVRPELARRFAAVAPGVRFAGLGGATETAIHATLCEVEGDPPAHWAAVPYGTPLPNIACRVVGADGADRPDWVAGELWVTGRGIASGYRGRPDLTAEKFVEYNGRTWYRTGDLARYLPDGTLEFVGRADHRVKISGYRIELGEVESALRRLPGVAEAVVVALTEPGGREVLAAAVRAGDPAVSVAGLQAGLAESLPEHMIPRQLQLVSVIPYTVSGKIDRRAVTAELAAAMAAGDGYREPAGPLQCALAAIIAEVLGGARVGADDDFFALGGDSVLATAAVSRIRTWLDAPGAVVADIFATRTVAGLAARLAASEADPGRLDAVAEVYLEVAQLDAAEVADALR, encoded by the coding sequence GTGGGGCCGGACGAGATACGCGCGCAGGTCGCTGACCTGCTCGGCGCCGACGCCAGCGCCGTCGATCCCGAGGCCGACCTGGTCGGACAGGGTCTGGACTCGATCCGGATGATGAGCCTGGCCGGCCGATGGCGCAAACAGGGCATTGACGTCGATTTCGCCGCGCTGGCCGCCGACCCGCGCATCGCCGCCTGGCAGGACCTGCTGGGCGACCGGGGCGAACCGGCACCGATCGCCGCGACGACGGACGAGCCGAGCGATGCCGGCGCTGCTTTTCCGCTGGCGCCGATGCAGCACGCCATGTGGGTGGGACGCGACGACGACGTCGCGCTCGGCGGGGTGGCCGGGCACCTGTATGTGGAGTTTGATGGGCGTGCTATCGATCCGGACCGGCTGGCCGCCGCCGCAGGAGCGCTGGCCGCCCGCCACCCGATGCTGCGGGTGCACTTCTCACCCGACGGCACCCAGCACATCCGGCCCGACGCCGCACTGCCCGTCGCGGTGCAGGACCTGCGTGGCCTGGACGCCACCGAGGTGGCCCAGCGGTTGGATGCCACCCGGGTGGCGAAATCACATCAGCAACTCGACGACGCGGTCTTCGAACTCACCGTGTCATTGCTGCCGGATGGAACCGCGCGACTGCACGTCGACCTGGACATGCAGGCCGCCGACGCGATGAGCTACCGCACCCTGATGGCGGATCTGGCCGCCGCCTACCGGGGCGAGACGCTGCCGGAGCTGGGCTACACCTACCGGCAGTACCGCCACGCCACCGCCGACCGCGCACCCGACGAGAACCACCGCCAGTGGTGGGCGCAGCACATCCCCGACCTGCCCGATCCGCCCAAGCTGCCGCCGCCCGCCGGCGCACCCACCGACCCGCGCCGCAGCACCCGGCGGTGGCACTGGCTGGACCCGGACACCCGCGACGCACTGTTCGGGCAGGCCCGCGCCCACGGCGTCACGCCGGCCATGACCCTGGCCGCCTCGTTCTCGCACACCCTGGCCAGTTGGTCGGACGCCCCGCGCTTCCTGCTCAATGTGCCGCTGTTCGGCCGCGAACCGTTGCACGACGACGTCGACCGGCTGGTCGGTGATTTCACCTCGTCACTGCTGCTGGATGTCGATCTGAGTCAGGCGAGCACCGGCGCGCAGCGCGCGCACGCGGTGCAGGACGCCATGCGTACCGCCGCCGCACACGCCGATTACCCAGGCCTGGCGGTGCTGCGTGACCTGAGCCGCCACCGCGGCACGCAGGTGCTGGCGCCGGTGGTGTTCACCAGCGCGCTGGGACTCGGGGAGCTGTTCGGCGACGAGGTCACCGCCGCGTTCGGTACCCCGGCCTGGATCATCTCCCAGGGCCCGCAGGTGCTGCTGGACGCGCAGGTCACCGAGTTCGACGGCGGCATCCTGGTGAACTGGGATGTGCGCGAGGACATGTTCGCGCCGGGCGTGATCGACGCCATGTTCGCCCATCACATCGCCGACCTGACTCGGCTGGCCGGCAGCGACGGTTGGTCGCAAGCAGCGCCGGCAGCGTTGCCCGCCGATCAAGCCCAGGTGCGCGAGTCGGTGAACGCGGGCAGCGCCGAACCCAGCGGGGAAGCCCTGCAGGACGGGTTCTTTCGCCAGGCCGACCGCGACCCCGAGGCGGTCGCGCTGCTGCACGGGCCGGGAGAGTTGAGCTACGGCGAGCTACGTGATCAGGCGTTGGCGGTGGCCGCAGCCCTGCAGAAGCGTGGCGTGCGACCCGGTGACACGGTGGCGCTGCTGGGCCCCAAGGGCGCCGAGCAGATTCCGGCGCTGCTGGGCATCCTGGCCGCCGGGGCGGTCTATCTGCCGATCGCGGCCGATCAGCCGCCCGAGCGCAGAGAGCGGATCCTGGCACTGGGCGGTGCCGTGCTGGCACTGGTGACCGGGGACGCGGTGCCCGCGTTGGAGATTCCGACACTGGCGGTCTCCGATGCCCTGCAGCACTCCGGTGCGGTGCAGCCGGTTCGCACCGCTCCGTCCGAGTTGGCCTATGTGGTGTTCACCTCCGGCTCCACCGGCGAGCCCAAGGGCGTCGAGGTCACCCACGACGCGGCCATGAATACCATCGAAACCCTCAGCGCTCGTTTCGGATTCGCTCCGGGCGACCGCAGCCTGGCGCTGCTGACCCTGGACGCCGACATGTCGGTGCTCGACGTCTTCGCCATGCTGCGCGCCGGTGCGGCGATCGTGATGGTCGATGAAGCCGACCGGCGCAGCCCCGAAGTGTGGGCGCAGCTGGTGGCGCGGCACCGGGTCAGCGTGCTCAACCTGATGCCGGGGGCGCTGGAGATGTTGGCCGCCACCGGCGGCGAACTGTCTTCGGTGCGTGCGGTGTTGACCGGCGGCGACTGGGTGCGTCCCGAACTGGCGCGACGGTTTGCCGCGGTGGCGCCCGGGGTCCGGTTCGCCGGGCTGGGCGGGGCCACCGAAACCGCCATCCACGCCACGCTGTGCGAGGTCGAGGGTGACCCGCCGGCGCACTGGGCCGCGGTGCCCTACGGCACCCCGCTGCCCAACATCGCCTGCCGGGTCGTCGGCGCCGACGGAGCTGACCGCCCGGACTGGGTGGCCGGCGAACTGTGGGTCACCGGGCGCGGAATCGCCTCGGGTTATCGCGGGCGGCCCGACCTGACCGCCGAGAAATTCGTCGAGTACAACGGCCGAACCTGGTATCGCACCGGCGATCTGGCCCGCTACCTTCCCGACGGCACCCTGGAATTCGTCGGGCGCGCCGATCACCGGGTCAAGATCAGCGGGTATCGCATCGAACTCGGCGAGGTCGAATCCGCGCTGCGCCGCCTGCCCGGGGTTGCCGAGGCGGTGGTGGTGGCGCTGACCGAACCCGGCGGGCGTGAGGTGTTGGCGGCTGCGGTGCGTGCCGGCGATCCCGCGGTCAGCGTTGCCGGATTGCAGGCCGGGCTGGCCGAGTCGCTGCCTGAGCACATGATTCCCCGCCAGCTACAGCTGGTTTCGGTGATTCCCTACACCGTCTCCGGCAAGATTGACCGGCGGGCGGTGACGGCCGAGCTGGCCGCAGCCATGGCCGCCGGCGACGGCTACCGCGAGCCCGCAGGTCCGCTGCAGTGCGCCCTGGCCGCGATCATCGCCGAGGTACTCGGCGGCGCCCGGGTCGGAGCAGACGACGACTTCTTCGCCCTGGGCGGCGATTCGGTGCTGGCCACCGCCGCCGTGTCACGCATCCGCACCTGGCTGGACGCCCCGGGCGCGGTGGTCGCCGACATCTTCGCCACCCGAACCGTCGCCGGGCTGGCTGCACGGCTGGCTGCTTCCGAAGCCGATCCGGGCCGGTTGGACGCGGTGGCGGAGGTGTATCTGGAAGTGGCGCAGCTCGATGCCGCAGAGGTTGCCGACGCGCTGCGATAA
- a CDS encoding polyketide synthase produces MNDRREDPVVITGLGVEAPGGIDTAEQYWSLLADGREALSTIPEDRDWAVRELIEGSHRDGFKPICNAGGFLSGAAEFDPGFFGIAPREAVAMDPQQRVALRVAWRALEDAGINPDELTGHDVGVYLGASVTGYGPDMAQFSAHSGHLLPGTALSVISGRIAYTLGLAGPAITVDTSCSSALSALHLAVQAIQTGDTDMALAGGVCVMGSPGFFVEFSKQHALSDDGHCRPYSAAATGTVWAEGAGIFVLQRKSAALRDRRHIYGEIMASRLNQDGHTTGLLTPSEAAQQRLFRHALADAGVHPSQVGMIEGHGTGTRVGDPVELRSLISVYGTDTTAGVGPRLGSVKSNIGHTQAAAGALGLTKVLLAAEHQAIPPTLHVRDGWHDGIDWDGHGITLAETITTWPANDGRRIGSVSAFGMSGTNAHLIVGVDDVSGVVPC; encoded by the coding sequence ATGAATGATCGGCGCGAGGACCCGGTCGTCATCACCGGCCTCGGCGTCGAGGCGCCCGGTGGGATCGACACCGCCGAGCAGTACTGGTCACTACTGGCCGACGGGCGCGAGGCGCTGAGCACCATCCCCGAAGACCGCGACTGGGCCGTGCGCGAACTCATCGAGGGGTCGCATCGCGATGGCTTCAAGCCGATCTGCAACGCGGGCGGATTCCTGTCCGGTGCCGCCGAATTCGACCCCGGGTTCTTCGGTATCGCACCACGCGAGGCCGTCGCGATGGACCCGCAGCAGCGGGTGGCACTGCGGGTGGCCTGGCGCGCCCTGGAAGATGCCGGCATCAATCCCGACGAGCTCACCGGCCATGACGTCGGCGTGTACCTCGGTGCGTCGGTCACCGGCTATGGCCCGGACATGGCGCAGTTCAGCGCGCACAGCGGTCACCTGCTGCCCGGCACCGCACTGTCGGTGATCTCCGGCCGGATCGCCTACACCCTGGGCCTGGCCGGCCCGGCGATCACCGTCGACACCTCCTGCTCGTCCGCGCTGTCCGCGTTGCACCTGGCGGTGCAGGCGATTCAGACCGGTGACACGGATATGGCGCTCGCGGGCGGGGTGTGCGTGATGGGCTCGCCCGGCTTCTTCGTCGAGTTCTCCAAGCAGCACGCGCTCTCCGACGACGGCCATTGCCGGCCCTACAGTGCCGCCGCCACCGGAACGGTGTGGGCCGAAGGCGCTGGAATCTTTGTGCTGCAACGAAAATCAGCAGCGCTGCGCGACCGCCGCCACATCTACGGCGAGATCATGGCCAGCCGGCTCAACCAGGACGGTCACACCACCGGCCTGCTCACTCCCAGCGAAGCGGCCCAGCAGCGACTGTTCCGCCACGCCCTGGCCGACGCCGGCGTGCACCCCAGCCAGGTCGGGATGATCGAGGGCCACGGAACCGGAACCCGCGTCGGTGACCCGGTAGAGCTGCGCTCGCTGATCAGCGTCTACGGCACCGACACGACGGCCGGCGTCGGACCGCGGCTCGGCTCAGTCAAATCCAACATCGGGCATACCCAGGCCGCGGCCGGGGCACTCGGGTTGACCAAAGTGCTGCTGGCCGCCGAGCATCAGGCGATCCCGCCAACCCTGCACGTGCGCGACGGCTGGCACGACGGCATCGACTGGGACGGTCACGGAATCACCCTGGCCGAAACCATCACCACCTGGCCGGCCAATGACGGCCGCCGAATCGGTTCGGTGTCGGCGTTCGGGATGAGCGGCACCAATGCGCATCTGATCGTCGGGGTGGACGACGTTTCCGGGGTCGTCCCGTGCTGA
- a CDS encoding thioesterase II family protein: MAVDDTSAVAQFPSWMGRFPGPGAPTLVFPHAGGTAVNYRPLALALAAGADTYVMQYPQRADRFREPAAETLPELARSLFDAAPWRQLGPLRLFGHSMGSLVAFEFARLAEERGIEIQRLWASAAPAPGVVAGLRKVPTGDADLRAELTQLGGTDPRILADEEFLTLLLTPVRSDYLAFNRYQCAPDATIRADITVLGGRSDDRVGADLLERWADHTTGAWSMSLYDGGHFYHYEHIETLAKRIIADE, translated from the coding sequence ATGGCCGTCGACGACACCTCGGCCGTCGCGCAGTTCCCATCCTGGATGGGCCGCTTTCCCGGCCCTGGCGCCCCCACTCTGGTCTTCCCGCACGCCGGCGGAACCGCGGTCAACTACCGCCCGCTGGCGCTGGCCCTGGCCGCCGGTGCCGACACCTACGTCATGCAGTATCCGCAGCGTGCCGACCGTTTCCGTGAGCCGGCAGCCGAAACCCTGCCGGAGTTGGCCCGCAGCCTGTTCGACGCCGCGCCTTGGCGCCAGCTCGGACCGCTGCGCCTGTTCGGCCACAGCATGGGCTCGTTGGTCGCCTTCGAGTTCGCCCGGCTCGCCGAAGAGCGCGGCATCGAGATTCAACGACTGTGGGCTTCGGCGGCCCCGGCGCCCGGCGTGGTGGCCGGGCTGCGCAAGGTGCCCACCGGAGATGCCGACCTGCGCGCCGAACTCACCCAGCTGGGCGGCACCGACCCGCGAATCCTGGCCGATGAGGAGTTCCTCACCCTGCTGCTGACCCCGGTGCGCTCGGACTACCTGGCCTTCAACCGTTACCAGTGCGCACCCGATGCCACCATTCGCGCCGACATCACTGTGCTGGGCGGGCGCTCCGATGACCGGGTCGGCGCCGACCTGCTGGAACGCTGGGCCGACCACACCACCGGCGCCTGGTCGATGTCGCTGTACGACGGCGGGCACTTCTATCACTACGAGCACATCGAGACCTTGGCGAAGCGGATCATCGCCGATGAATGA